One window of the Candidatus Woesearchaeota archaeon genome contains the following:
- a CDS encoding methyltransferase domain-containing protein: MGRLPLIPQREEAVRADLETGLAEMRRVNYHFPRDYGGFVRELSRATYREFWEGNHPLLEGLEQGAREQQMVPTYLADFCCGSGKGTLKIAELFPEVEVYGFDDIQKYIAKAKKRARGERNSRVHFLERDVYRFRWGTRAFDVVTFHKACGTLADKVIQYGTEHDVPMIAGKGCCHETISPTPSRSQNLLCNWYVRKMNQNYDANINAPRQGVDCDLLSNFARDSLGMTEQELERIAATAIDVQLGARIVDLNRVMKLIERGYVVSYNETNHIVVARRKNPALE, encoded by the coding sequence ATGGGACGGCTACCGTTAATACCACAACGCGAGGAGGCAGTAAGAGCTGACCTGGAAACAGGCTTGGCAGAGATGCGGAGAGTTAACTATCATTTCCCACGGGACTATGGCGGCTTTGTTAGAGAACTTTCTCGAGCAACATATCGAGAGTTTTGGGAAGGAAATCATCCACTCTTGGAAGGACTTGAACAAGGAGCTAGAGAACAACAAATGGTTCCCACTTATCTTGCTGATTTTTGTTGTGGATCAGGAAAAGGAACATTAAAAATAGCAGAGCTTTTTCCTGAAGTAGAAGTCTATGGATTTGATGATATCCAGAAGTACATTGCAAAAGCAAAAAAAAGAGCCAGAGGAGAAAGAAATTCACGAGTACATTTTCTTGAACGAGACGTTTACCGATTCAGATGGGGAACTCGTGCATTTGATGTAGTGACCTTTCACAAGGCTTGTGGAACACTTGCAGATAAAGTTATTCAGTATGGAACAGAACATGACGTCCCGATGATAGCGGGAAAAGGTTGTTGCCATGAGACTATTTCTCCTACACCTTCACGATCACAGAATCTCTTGTGCAACTGGTATGTGAGAAAGATGAATCAAAATTATGATGCCAATATTAATGCACCGCGACAAGGTGTTGACTGTGATCTTTTGAGTAACTTTGCACGCGACTCGCTAGGAATGACTGAACAGGAATTAGAAAGAATAGCAGCAACTGCTATTGACGTACAATTAGGAGCTAGGATTGTTGATTTAAATAGAGTCATGAAACTTATTGAGAGAGGATATGTCGTAAGTTACAATGAAACTAACCATATTGTCGTAGCGAGAAGAAAAAATCCGGCTCTAGAATAA
- a CDS encoding asparagine synthase, with translation MAQSFRVIDIRQKGIFPSVGYRFSTMKETRNNVVLERDFLGENPLHYYIDINAGELIVGHNIADLKDYLEKKERVFSWEWVRAVSNNTRVTVNNATFASASPLDEERGPTLEKYDPPTLSSDSIDYRNIADVGKKVRRLLDRSVAERMATIDDTHIGLLLSGGLDSMSIGYVLSQVREQERDQTRQKRIIAYTLKVDDDNPDVVRSRELAKRFYLDLTEVKVSEDETGITITLERYNPEREQQYTKRIAEGIVLENVVRESLKVSGNPKKDNMFCAVAMSLIGRAIQAEGITTVFCGEGPNEMINDYGLNPRDSGYGTEDKGDVHFREALTFGVKKLDRELGRGGLAKHATARMGKMFAQYGIRLESPYFTREIARVMTRIPHITSYDTIKQHLVHAMFVGEDLDGFIEGTTKEKFQDGSGITRLLQNYDQQRLVDMFAEIYGIYKSGYLR, from the coding sequence ATGGCCCAATCCTTTAGAGTAATTGATATTCGACAAAAGGGTATATTCCCCAGTGTTGGGTATCGCTTCTCAACAATGAAAGAAACCAGAAACAACGTAGTCCTTGAACGAGACTTTCTTGGAGAGAATCCCCTTCACTATTATATTGACATAAATGCAGGTGAGCTTATTGTTGGTCACAATATTGCAGATCTCAAGGATTATTTGGAGAAGAAGGAAAGGGTGTTTAGCTGGGAATGGGTACGGGCAGTATCAAACAATACCCGAGTTACGGTCAATAATGCCACCTTTGCTTCAGCCTCGCCACTCGATGAAGAAAGAGGACCAACATTGGAGAAGTATGATCCACCAACCTTATCCTCAGACTCTATCGATTATAGGAACATTGCTGACGTAGGAAAGAAAGTACGAAGACTCTTAGATAGATCAGTGGCAGAAAGAATGGCAACAATTGATGACACTCATATTGGATTACTGCTTTCAGGTGGGCTCGACAGTATGAGCATTGGTTACGTGCTTTCCCAAGTTAGGGAACAGGAAAGGGATCAAACACGACAGAAAAGAATTATTGCATACACCTTAAAAGTTGATGACGATAACCCAGACGTGGTAAGAAGCAGAGAACTTGCCAAACGATTTTATCTTGATCTAACAGAAGTCAAGGTAAGCGAGGATGAAACAGGCATAACAATAACTCTGGAAAGATACAATCCAGAAAGAGAACAACAGTATACAAAAAGAATCGCTGAGGGCATAGTGTTGGAGAATGTCGTACGAGAATCATTAAAAGTAAGCGGAAATCCAAAGAAAGACAATATGTTTTGTGCCGTAGCAATGTCCCTGATAGGCCGAGCTATTCAAGCTGAGGGCATAACAACGGTTTTCTGCGGTGAAGGGCCTAATGAAATGATCAATGATTATGGGCTTAATCCACGGGATTCAGGATATGGTACTGAAGATAAAGGAGATGTTCATTTTCGAGAGGCCTTGACCTTTGGGGTAAAGAAATTGGATCGAGAATTAGGCCGTGGTGGATTAGCAAAGCATGCTACGGCTCGTATGGGAAAGATGTTTGCACAGTATGGCATACGGTTAGAATCTCCCTACTTTACCAGAGAAATCGCAAGAGTAATGACTAGAATACCACATATAACGAGCTATGACACCATCAAACAGCATCTTGTTCATGCAATGTTTGTGGGAGAAGACCTTGATGGATTCATTGAGGGTACAACAAAAGAGAAATTTCAGGATGGATCCGGGATAACAAGATTATTACAGAACTATGATCAACAAAGGTTAGTGGATATGTTTGCGGAAATTTATGGTATTTACAAGTCAGGGTATTTACGGTAA
- a CDS encoding M50 family metallopeptidase, whose product MIFVLQELIDMLIMIAFIGFIFSDLFKPARQLIDQTAVSSGFDWHDFFFGCAVAAPAIVFHELAHKFVALSYGVQATFHAAYLWLLVGLVLKLLHVGFIFFVPGYVSYYTAGLSSLNVSVIAFAGPFMNLVLWLGSWFMIKQRLVKKKKTLLLMHATKQINMFLFFFNMLPIPPFDGYQVFAGLFKLFF is encoded by the coding sequence ATGATCTTTGTCCTTCAAGAACTCATTGACATGCTGATTATGATTGCCTTTATTGGCTTTATTTTCAGCGATCTCTTTAAGCCTGCACGACAACTGATTGATCAAACTGCTGTATCCTCAGGATTTGACTGGCATGATTTTTTCTTTGGTTGTGCTGTAGCCGCACCAGCTATTGTTTTTCATGAACTTGCACATAAGTTCGTTGCCCTGAGTTATGGAGTTCAAGCAACCTTTCATGCGGCCTATCTTTGGCTTTTGGTTGGATTAGTTCTCAAATTATTACATGTTGGGTTTATTTTCTTTGTTCCCGGCTACGTCAGTTATTATACTGCCGGGTTAAGTTCATTAAATGTATCTGTCATTGCCTTTGCAGGGCCTTTTATGAACCTTGTCTTATGGCTCGGTTCATGGTTCATGATTAAACAACGTTTAGTGAAAAAGAAAAAGACCTTGCTTCTTATGCATGCAACAAAACAGATTAATATGTTTTTGTTCTTCTTCAATATGCTCCCCATTCCACCATTTGATGGCTATCAAGTCTTTGCCGGATTGTTTAAACTATTTTTTTGA